Part of the Vigna angularis cultivar LongXiaoDou No.4 chromosome 1, ASM1680809v1, whole genome shotgun sequence genome, ttcttcacttctttcactaaattcaccttaaaacctgcacaaaaacactgaaatcaagcataaacctgtccagctctcttatttctgaaaatatgaataaaagcatgatttcaagctagtttctaagtgtaaaggttgcttttagtatcaattttaagcatgaaaataacagtttttcaactgttatcacaaccccaaacttagaactttgcttgtcctcaagcaaacaagatgtgactcaatcttctaccaattcatatgatggttcactttttcaaaaatcttcttttcaagataagtaaatacttcaatcaaacttatgaccaagagttcaatcaagatgtgcacatgctttagtgttcacaaagtcatttaaattccaacaaatgctatttttcatgaatgatcaatcaattaagcatggatgttcatgtgcttatggaatatttcctcactaggtaaagtgtttcactcacacacaagtgtataagaggtaatcactcattcactccactatcacaatgtcacatgaatcaactttgcctttcattttaccacaatcaaaaacattcacaagcattcatcatcaaaaggacttttcaatggcttataatgtggctgggctaacaagaaaattggtttttctggatcacaaaatccttgagttaagaaaatcataacaacacaattattcttatttttcccaacttgcctttgcattgagctttgcctttcttttcttttctttctctttttcttttcacattcttatttcttagctcttagctcaatgctttcctttttcatgctttcctaacaaccccaaacttgaacatttaacaataccacacaagattttctacttaactcaaggtaaagcttttcaataagggttttcaatttatgttcaaggctaagggttcaaaggatagaacacaaagtgttctcttttagtgggctaatcttatgaatttggccaataaaaagggttccaacaaacggccttaatcacatgatgcaaaacaagcaattgattcaatcatagaaaacctgggcaaagtcattcatgctttcaaagcaatagcattcaatcaataaaaactctggagctcaaaacctcacatataagctcattcacatttgacatacacatcctgcctaatttcacaatcacaatcataatatcctgcatttgttcacaaagcttgtgaatcacctgtataagcattttgtgcacatcatctcaacatcaatcaatcaagaagcatcatcaagcattacttatcaaacaatcacagttaatatcaaaccatcacacaaaccaggtgttcaatagagtacatcataaagtacatcaaaccctaatctaaaaacaaaagcaaataagttcagaaaacttaaaccacaaaagcataatcatatgataacattcatcagtaaatgctatctcagctcctcatcagtctgagctgttctctgtatcttcctcttcgtcctcatcttcatcatcttcaaatgcatcatcatcatcaacttcatcttcttccatctctctagctgaagcttcagctgctccagctcctcctccttgcATTGgctcttctggccaagctaccacattatggaattcatccatagtccacctgtgtgctggaggtgtatcatacatccccacaatcatctcagcagtagccacctgtcctctgtgaatggactgcaactgatcacctataagagacatatacatgtctgatggacaaatttatgaacaccaaaatatgatgtcacaaacttgtttttcaatcggcaagtatgaccgaatcgttcaagtaataaacttggtaagaccaagtatcgttcttcccaaaggactcacggcctagtttagttatgtgatttcttgattagctaagacttaggacgaaatatttgaggttttatatgcaaaaacgaaaataaacatgtatgcatgaatttgatcaatggctaaaacaaaagacacacactttcaatgaaatatattgatgaatatgttgttgggggtcaatttcatcttatccactctcatatattttaggaattcacattcaaatcatcattgttaatgccactctctaaagtacctttctagaaggcttctccccaatcacgagttcatacaattcctagcattcctaatgatcagttcataagtgcaggagcttaacgacaaccaataaaatattgggagaaattccccggatctagacttccccgtacgcgctcgtatcgacaaaaccaataatcatgcatcgaatgagttaaacaatgcaagcattaagcaaagaggaaaaaccctaactaatgatgaaagaaagcatagatcttaaataaaagatgtaaaaacagattccatatatgagagcttcaaaagattacattgattccccaacaaacatacaaggtttagttcaccatattcatggtgaacctagatgaattacaatgaaagaatgaaagaataaaccctaaaaaggtgaagaggtagcctgagcatccaagatcctccttcaaaggggtggaagagagagtgtttgcctcgtttctgccaaagatacctaaccctaggaaaccctaaagtatatatatcattcgtaaattacaaaaagtcaagtccaagcccattaaagtgccgctcagcggtaaactaccgctgagcggtaagtgcgtcagctcggttcttcccctcagcggccattttgcccctcagcggacctcccgcaagcttctgagtgccgctcagcggtaaactgccgctgagcggtgacttcggcttctctttttgcactttctattgtcttttctgatttcatctctctccttcttcacttctttcaccaaattcaccttaaaacctgcacaaaaacactaaaatcaagcataaacctgtctagctctcttatttctaaaaatatgaagaaaagcatgatttcaagctagtttctaagtgtaaaggttgcttttagtgtcaattttaatcatgaaaataacagtttttcaactgttatcacaaccccaaacttagaactttgcttgtcctcaagcaaacaagatgtaactccatcttccaccaattcatatgatggctcactttttcaaaaatcttcttttcaagataagtaaatacttcaatcaaacttatgaccaagagttcaatcaagatgtgcacatgcttagtgttcacaaagtcatttaaattccaacaaatgctatttttcatgaatgatcaatcaattaagcatggatgttcatgtacttatggaatatttcctcactaggtaaagtgtttcactcaaaacttggttaccactgcttcccactctgtgaagcttccctctggaaaagaatttaaccaaagcttagcattgcctcctaatgagaaaggaaacaagctaagtttgatcgcttcatctggcaccccattgattttcactgtgttgcaaatctcattaaatgtagtgaggtgctcatatgggctttcatgagataacccattaaattgattgctcttcaccagttggatcaatgctggtttgacctccatgttagctacattgactctaggtctagctatactgttaaagtgctgaggtccagctgtattggtgtaattagcaagagttcttctgatattattgttctccatattttctgtgctatggtcagaaccttgtggtgatggttgcaacagagtttccggagcagggaaaagttctctagatgtttggattcttctcctccgtctactctcgtctaaaccttcaagaagaggttctgcagttatcttgctccttgttcgaattgcctcctgcatacacaagagaacaaaaccctagaatatttggttagcacaaaaagatataggagaagatataagattcagagaataaaataaaaacagaaaaaataaaaacagaaaataaaaacagaaaataaaataaaataaaataaaataaaataaaaataaaataaaaaaaacagaaaaaataaaaacagaaattcaaatttaaagtcaaagataatcaataatcacacaaattaaccagttaaaccacgagtccccggcaacggcgccaaaaacttgatgacaaatttatgaacaccgaaatacggcgccacaaacttgttgaacaatcggcaagtgtgaccgaatcgtttcaagtaataaactcggtaagaccaagtatcgttctcccaaaggactcacggcctagtttagttatgtgattcgttgattatttaagacttaagaacgaaataagtggaatttaatatgcaaaacagaaaataaacatgtatgcatgagttttgatcaatggctaaaacaaaatacaaacacttcaatggaatatatggatgagtatgttgttggggttatcaatttcatcttatccactctcatatattttaggaattcaacattcttttcatcattgttaatgccactctctaaattaccttgcaagaaggcctatccctaattacgagttcatacaattcctagcattcctaataattagttcttttagtgcaggagcttaacgacaaccaatatactattgggagaaattccccggatctagacttccccgtacgttcccgtatcgacaaaatcaataatcatgcattgaatgagttaaacaaagcaagcattgagcaaagaggaaaaaccctaactactgatgaaagaaagcgtaggtcttaaatataagatgtaaaatcaaattccatatatgagagtttcacaagactacattgattccccaacaacaatacaaggtttagttcaccattttcatggtgaaactaaatgaataataatggaagaatgaaagataaaaccctagaaaggtgaagaggtagcctgagcatccaagatcctcgttcaaaggggtggaagagagagtgttttcttcgtttctgccaaagatacaaaccctaggacgtcccaaagcttatatactattctaaaattacagaaaatttaggtccaagcccataagtgtgccgctcagcggtaaagtaccgctcagcggtaagtgcgtgagttggtttcttcccctcagcggccattttgcccctcaacggatcccccgtgaactcctgagtgccgctcagcggtaaactgccgctgagcggcagttgcggcttctccttttgcactttttgatgtcttttctgattccatctctcttcttcttcacttctttcatcaaattcaccttaaaacctgcacaaaaacactgaaatcaagcataaacctgtccagctctcttatttctgaaaatatgaacaaaagcatgatttcaagctagtttctaagtgttaaaggttgcttttagtatcaattttaagcatgaaaataacagtttttcaactgttatcagctagaaaggaaattggtttttctggtcagcaaaatccttgagttaagagagacatttatgatttcatcattcaagcacaaactCTATTTCTTTTCCgagctttcccttgcattgagcttttattttcgtttcatttttctttttcttttgcttttgcttttcaagTACTcactgcttagctcaatgctttttctttttcctttctcaatctttccaacaaccccaaacttgaacctttgtCAATACCTCATCAAAtgttctcaactcaactcatggtaaagattttcaaaaaaaggTTTTTCAAGCATACATAAGGCTCAAGATTCAAAGGTTAGAACAATTTATTCTCTTTTCAGTTGGCAAAAGTTCATGTGaaggctaaaagaataagggaaaacaaaagatggccttgatcatatgaaacctgcaagcaagtagttcaatcacaaaaagtttgggcaaaatcattcatgcttccaaggtaatagcaattattcacacaaaaactctgaagcccaaatctcacacaggtaaactcacaagtcccagaattcagaaaaacaccctgctcagtatctcaatcaagttttacctcaagcacctgtttcatACACTTTGAGCCATCACATGTATATCagcacatcatgcatcatctcaacattaatcaatacactagaatatcacaaagcaatactcatcacaaaacacaacacagtTGAATCAAAGCAGTGTGGttcattcaagcaaagtacaataacaaaacaatggattaaaaagaaagggttagaaagctgggttgcctcccagtaagcgctcttctttaacgtcactagcttgacaccatcttcatcatcatagcatccatcagtagatgctctcagtaacatccatcaatagatgctgttagtaacatccatcaatagatgtctaatcacatagcatccatcagtagatgctaatattTCTTATCTTCATTAGTATCCCTCAGTAGACaccaatctttctcatcttcatcgacatccatcagtagatgcctaattacctaacatccatcagtagatgtctagtcACCGTCCTCTTCCATaacagcatccatcagtagatgttgtcattcaTCATCCTTATCATAgcaacatccattagtagatgttgtagaagcatccatcagtagatgttatcattaCTGCCGTTAGAAGCAGcatttaacctaaaaaaactcaaacacacaaagaaaaaaaatcaaatcaaaaccacacaattaaatcaaataaaaagaaaatgggCTATCATTCATCGCaacagcatccatcagtagatgttgttatTTGAATCCTCTTAGCATCCCTCACTAGATGTTGTCCAGCATCCATCAACAGATGTTGTCATTActgcaaaacaaaatcaaatccacaccacacaacttaaaaaaaatcagaaactggGTTGTCTCCCgacaagcgcttctttaacgtcactagcttgacccactACAATTGCTCTATGCCTCAGTTGTTCccttttttggatatttttttttgttgaattttttcagGAATTTAATataaccaggaacctgttgtagTGTCCCAATCATaggaattttaatctccaatttcttgaagatttccatgaaacgctcaaactattttttccttctccttcctatgatacttctttgggtgaggaaggggtttttcatatgattctttcttttttctctcattctccttctctctctttttcttttcttccctctctttttccTCCTTAGAATACTTCCTTAGGGTACAgaagatttttctcaattttttttcttttctctttcaacctcttctgtttcttttctctcttcttccacattcttccccttttcttttctctcaacctcactttttctctcttctttttcttcctctttgtttacatctttctctttttcactcaacctttcttcttttctctctatttttctctcatctaaaactTTGTCACTTCTAGTGCTAATAACTTGATATTCTTCCCTAGTGTGAACTTCCATATTGCCCCCAAAATCATCCAGCTTCTAAAGTATGTGACCAAGCTGCATCTTGATCCTTCTGAATGCTGCTTGAGtgcttttatgatgagaatcagACATCTGGATTaactgttgaagtgtgtcatccATCTTAGCCATTCTTTCTGaaagagagggttgttgctaccattgttgttgtggCAGCCTATCAAATTGTTCGACAGCTTGCCCAAATTGACTTTGACTCATGTTTAAGTGAGGTTTCCACCAgcggttgaaattaccttggtggAATTGAGTGTCCATATAGTTAACTTCTTGTCCGTATTGCATCCTACAAGCACTAGACACAAAATCCTAGAGAACACTattagcacaaaaacaaaaacaaacaaaacaaaacacaaattaaaaataggataaaaataaaaataaaaataaaaaataaaaataaagtcaaagttaatcaagaatcacacaaatagaatagtttaaacatTGAGTCCCCGTcaacagcgccaaaaacttgttgatgaatcggcaagtgtaccgaatcgcacaagtaatataaaatggtaagaccaagtatcgtatcccaaaggactctcggcactagacagtcgtgtgataacttgattaattaagacttaaagaaaacgagatcattggtttcaaatgcaaaaacagaaaattaaatattaatgcagtttgatcaatagcaaaATAGCACAGtgatgaacggatgttgtttgtaatatgagatgagtatgttgttggggttagatttcaccaagttccctctcatgtatgtaagaattgttctttatgcattaatgttaatgtcactcactaaattacttaccctttgttcacttgaatggatttgggggagagtaattgagtggatttgagaggatttgaagataaattttgttgttgtttatttgagtgaatttggaggtaaatgagagtgaatttggaagcaacgtttgtgagaattagtgtaggatttgattgatgtgacaaattaaaaaaatttacttccaaatccactctcacctacctccaaatctactcaaataaacaacaaaaaaaattattttcaaatcctatcaaattcattcaatcactctcccccaaatccattcaagtgaacaaagccttaaaCCCAATCCCTCAGCAAAATAAGTATGTCCTTAATcactagttcatgcaattcctagcatttatagtaattaaatgtgaagatcaagagctttaagacgaccaagaatcatataccctcatccttgagaaatattactcttcggagtaattcaacaagaacttgaactgtaaggaacctcccggaactcatgcaattcatacaccATGCTATGAATgggttaaacaaagcatgcaataatcgcagatgaattactctaacaattattgaaaaagcatatgttattaagaatcaattcaaatacatgagagttcacaaggttacatcatcccccaacaacaaataaagtttAGTTCATCATAGACATATATAGTGAAATTAGATGAACAAtgaagaagaatgagatagaaaaaccctaaaagtagaagatggaagctcttgcatccaaatccgcctccaGAGAGTGAAAGAGTGTGCTGCTGCGCTCCTCCAGctaaagatacaaaacctagggcgTCTGGGTCCTTTTAATAGAGTCAAATCAAAACAGAAAATCATGAtttcaaacaagtttctaagcagaaaagggtgcatttagtatcaaaattatatcacaacggtattttcaaccgatATCACTCATCCAACTAAAACATTGTTGCATTTTGACCACCACtattatttataagttaattggatgcttttaagataaaaaaattcaaccttctttataagttatataattttaaacatatcTGAAAGCATAAATTTGaaacatacaaaaattattttatttgaacgGTAGATATTACTATTGAAAAAACACACAACATttagtttatttgaattttagatATATAGAGAATTTAAATTTCTTCGTCCAACAGCGTGGGAATACTTTGTTCGTTTCTGAAAAAGTTGTAAGGATCAACCCTGGTCTTCACGGTAGCCAATCTCCTGAAATTGTTACCGAAATACTTGAGACCCCAAATACTTGCTTGATCGTAGCTTGTATAACCATTGTTATTAACCCCAATGTCAAGGTCTCTGTAATTCACATATGCAGCTCTTGGGGAGTTTGAAACATAAGGTTCCATATATTTATACAGTTTTCTAATCCAAATCATGTGCCTTTGTGCAGCCTCGTCCCCTGCAGTTTGCCAAATGGTCACGTAGTGCATATGAAATATGTATCCAGATCTGTGTGCGAATGGAAGTTCAGATTCAGAAATCTCATACATTCTGCCTCCATAAGGAGCAAATTGAACCTGGGAATATTCAATCTCATCGTCATAAAGAAAGCGCCATAATCCTCGTAATCCATCAACAGAAATAGGTTGCCTTACATAATCAGATTTTGCTTTGAAATAACCTGAATAAATTTGAGTTCTGTTCAGCAAAACCTCTGGGGCTTCGAGGGTTGTAGTTACAATCCACGGAGAATTCAAGAAGACAACTGAGCCAATCCAACTAGTCTCAGTACAGTCTTTTCTGTCCAAACCCAACTCCGGTAAACTCTTTTGCATCAGTGGAACAAGTTCTTCTACACCTCCTAGAAACGTGGAGACAAAATTGACTTGTATTGTCTTCTTTCCATATTCACGTGAGGGTACCTTTGTCATGTCCACCCTAATGTATATACGGTCGTCCAATTTACTCGCCACAACCTGCCACTTTTGAAAGATCTCGGTTGCATTCTCTTCCAATGTTCTTTCAACGTTGAATACTGTCACAGTTGATGGAACTGGAACTAGTTTTATCTTCCAAGCCACGATGactccaaagcttgctccaccACCTCCTCTAATTGCCCAAAACAAATCCTCACCCATGGCATGTCTGTCAAGTAGATTACCATTCACATCTACTATTTGAGCATCTACGATATTATCTGCGGCAAGACCGTACTTACGCATCAAGAATCCATAGCCACCTCCACTGATGTGGCCACCAGTGCCCACACTATAGCACACACCAGCTGGAAACCCAAGTGTTTTGCTTTTCTCGTAAATCCTGTAGTAGAGTTCTCCCAGGTGTGCTCCAGTTTGAACCCACGCAGTTTGATTTTCTGCGTCAACTGTGACTTCTCGAAGGTTTATGAGGTCAATGATGACAAAGGGAACCTCGGCAACGTACGAGAGACCCTCGTAATCATGACCTCCACTTCGGGTTCGAATTTGCAGGCCATGACGTTGGGAGCACATTATGGTGGCCTGAATATGAGAAACGTTCACTGGCGTAACAATGACTTGAGGTTTTGAGACTATGTTTAAGAACCTAAGATTTTGAATGGTAACATTTAGGACAGAGGAGTACGAAGAGTTTGTTTGGGTGTAAAGAACATTGGAGATTGAGTTGGTGATATGGGGATAGTTGTAAAAACATTGAACAAACTTTTCAGGAGTATCAAGTGAAGGAggttcaaatgaaaataaaagagcaATGGCAGTAACGAAGGTGAAAGAGGAGCTCAGATGCTTCATTTCTGTGGATGTTGCTGACATGAGAAGTGCAAAGTGTCTAATTTATAATAGTCTGGAGTTTGATGTTAACATCCACTGTTTCGCTTTCTCTTAGCATAAAAACGCAATAGAAATAAAAGAACAATAGCAGCGAAGAAGGTGAAGGTTAAATAGGTTCGTTGTTGATATGAGAAGTGCAATAAGGGGAAAGTAAATTGTAGTCTGGAGTTTAACGTTAATGTCCATAAGTGTGGATACTAGATTTAACTACCAATGCATGCACCAAAATAAcacacatttatatttattttattagacacataaatagtcataaaaaattattttttttatttaaaaaaaatataaaatataaagaaaaatagggTTAAGTAAATGCAAacgatttatatattttaaaatatcatttctatattattttaatcaatgttGACTAATGTTAACAAAAGTGAGAAAGATTATTTTGTCGGCcttatatataaagaataaaaaacatgcTTAAGTCACAACCTAACTCAAAACTAgctaaagaaatatttttttgggTACTGATACTttgagaacaaaaaaataaaattatatttatttaatattataaaataataatattttaagtatacttatattagttttttaattaaaaattttaatatatattattatattattaaaagagagtgttgaatatttttaaagatagtctcaaacaaagtgttttttttctaaGGAGTGGTGGTATTTGACTCCACAtaagacaaaattatatttattcgaTACcgaaaagtaataatatttaattatctgtatattatttctaatttaaaagtgtattatataatattatatcattaaaaaaacgTGCGAAATAAATGTGTATTTTGTAGACcatattaaagaagaaaaataatcatttattgCACGACAATATTTTACAATcttgacattatttttttattttataataaatattaaagtatattttttttataatattttattcgtataatatatatcaaataaatataaatataaatatgtgttTCTTTCCCTCATAAAATAGTTTCCTAC contains:
- the LOC108321176 gene encoding tetrahydroberberine oxidase, which produces MSATSTEMKHLSSSFTFVTAIALLFSFEPPSLDTPEKFVQCFYNYPHITNSISNVLYTQTNSSYSSVLNVTIQNLRFLNIVSKPQVIVTPVNVSHIQATIMCSQRHGLQIRTRSGGHDYEGLSYVAEVPFVIIDLINLREVTVDAENQTAWVQTGAHLGELYYRIYEKSKTLGFPAGVCYSVGTGGHISGGGYGFLMRKYGLAADNIVDAQIVDVNGNLLDRHAMGEDLFWAIRGGGGASFGVIVAWKIKLVPVPSTVTVFNVERTLEENATEIFQKWQVVASKLDDRIYIRVDMTKVPSREYGKKTIQVNFVSTFLGGVEELVPLMQKSLPELGLDRKDCTETSWIGSVVFLNSPWIVTTTLEAPEVLLNRTQIYSGYFKAKSDYVQFAPYGGRMYEISESELPFAHRSGYIFHMHYVTIWQTAGDEAAQRHMIWIRKLYKYMEPYVSNSPRAAYVNYRDLDIGVNNNGYTSYDQASIWGLKYFGNNFRRLATVKTRVDPYNFFRNEQSIPTLLDEEI